The Parashewanella spongiae genome has a window encoding:
- a CDS encoding DUF3800 domain-containing protein, with protein MKFEVYCDENHPELFTSKKPSVDYLMIGSLWLPAELRKELKLKIWQLRETHNVWGEIKWRKVSQSRLEFYKALIDLFISYGEQLRFRSIAINHKQFDGNRCQQDEELGFYKFYYQVLHHWIFDYNQYDIFCDLKVNRELDRWSILKDCLNNANLMASIDSIQALPSRQVVLIQMSDLLLGIASARMNKTLNHGSAKELLVEHLENKLNRKVGATFRGEHKFNIFEINLSGGW; from the coding sequence ATGAAATTTGAAGTCTACTGTGATGAAAATCACCCAGAGCTATTCACGTCTAAAAAACCGTCTGTTGATTATTTGATGATTGGCAGCTTGTGGTTACCAGCAGAGTTACGTAAAGAGCTCAAACTAAAAATTTGGCAGTTGCGTGAAACTCATAATGTTTGGGGCGAAATCAAATGGCGTAAGGTGAGTCAAAGTAGGCTTGAATTTTATAAGGCGTTAATTGATTTATTTATCAGCTACGGAGAGCAGTTACGCTTTCGAAGTATCGCCATTAATCACAAACAGTTTGATGGAAATAGGTGTCAGCAAGACGAAGAATTAGGTTTTTATAAATTTTACTATCAAGTTTTGCATCATTGGATTTTTGACTATAACCAATATGACATATTTTGTGATTTAAAAGTTAATCGAGAACTCGATCGTTGGAGCATACTGAAGGACTGTCTAAACAACGCTAATTTGATGGCATCAATAGACTCGATTCAAGCATTACCTTCAAGACAAGTCGTGCTCATTCAAATGTCTGATCTTTTACTCGGAATAGCATCAGCACGAATGAATAAAACACTTAATCATGGTTCAGCCAAAGAACTGTTAGTTGAGCACCTAGAAAATAAGTTGAATCGAAAAGTTGG
- a CDS encoding restriction endonuclease subunit S gives MHFRLPALKEQQKIASVLTAADKEIEILTTKLDHLKQEKKALMQQLLTGKRRVTLKDVA, from the coding sequence TTGCACTTTAGACTCCCAGCTTTAAAAGAACAACAAAAAATCGCCTCAGTGCTCACGGCTGCCGATAAAGAAATCGAAATATTAACAACCAAACTCGACCATCTGAAACAAGAGAAAAAAGCACTGATGCAGCAGTTGTTAACGGGTAAACGTCGAGTGACATTAAAGGACGTTGCATAA